The Stigmatella aurantiaca DW4/3-1 genome contains the following window.
GGCAGGCCGAGGAGGTGGGCCGCGCGGAGACGGCCGTGCGCCGCAACCGCCTGGGGCTGATGGTCCGCATCCGGAAGCTGCTGGGGCCGGAGCTCTGGCGGAAGCTGGAGGCGGAGCTGGGCCCGGTGCGCATGCAAAAGCGCATCGAGATTCGCAGGGGGCCCCCGGACGACGAGGCACTGGGTCCTCCCTCGCAGCACAAGCCCTAGCATTCCCAAGTAAACTCCAGGGCCTCCGCGGCGGCCCACCTTCTCGCCGCGGAGGGGAGGCTTGGGTGACGGCAGACCACGATGCGCCGAAGTCCCCTGCGGCGTTCAAGGATCATTTCTCCACCCATGCGGCCGGTTACGCCACACACCGGCCCACGTATCCGCGGGCGCTGGTGGATGCGCTCGCCGACGTTGCTCCAGACACACGGCTCGCGCTCGACTGTGGGTGCGGGACTGGTCAGCTCTCGGTGTTGCTCGCGGACCGCTTCGCGCGCGTCGTCGCCACCGACGCCAGCGCCGGGCAGATCGACCATGCCCGCCCGCATCCCCAGGTGGAGTACCGCGTGGCGAGGGCGGAGCACAGCGGGCTGCCCGCCTCGAGCGTGGATCTCGTCACCGTGGCCCAGGCCGCGCACTGGCTGGATCTGGAGCCGTTCTACGCCGAGGTGCGCCGTGTGGCCCGGCCCGGAGCCATCCTGGCGCTCATCACCTACGGTGTGCTGCACGTCGAGGGCGACGTGGACGAGCAGATCCAGCGCTTTTACGGGGACACCGTGGGCCCGCACTGGCCACCGGAGCGCCGTCACGTCGAGGACGGCTATCGCTCTCTGCCCTTTCCCTTTGAGGAAGTCCCGATGCCCCCGGTGGCGATGGAGGTGTCCTGGAGGATGGAGGATCTGCTCGGCTACGTGGACACCTGGTCCGCGATGCGGGCCCTGGAGAAGGTTGCCGGGCGCGAACCCTTCGATGCCTTCGCCTCCGCACTCGCCCGGTCCTGGGGGACTGCCGGGCAACGCCGCAGGGTCCGCTGGCCCCTGGCCTTGCGCGTGGGACGTGTCTCCCCTCGCGGCGGCGCTGGTTCGCAATTGTTGAGCGTGCAGCCGAGCCCAGACGAGAAGGTGACATCGCAGGGGCCTTGAGGCTCACTGTCCCCTCCTGGGTTCACGGAGGTGGGTGTGGTGCGCGTGATTGGGTGGATGGCAGTTATCCTGCTTTGCTGTGCGGCCGGAACGGTGAAAGCAGATGAGCCAGGGAATGCACGGCTGTTGGAGGCACAGACGGCATATGACGAGGCGGTGAAGCTCTTCGAGGCCGGCAAGTACGCCGATGCCCTTGAGCGGAGCAAGCATTCCCTCTTGTTACGGGAGGCGGAACTGGGGGGCGCACATCCAGACGTCGCCAAGTGCGTGGCCTTGCTCGGAATTCTTCACTGGACTCAGGGAGACTATGTCCAGGCCGAGCCGCTGATTCAACGCGGGCTTGAGATCCGGGAGGCGGCCCTCGGCAAGAACCATCCGGACGTTGCCTCCTCGCTCAACAACCTCGCCAACCTCTACATGAATCAGGGGTTGTTCGCCCGGGCCGAATCGCTTCACGAGCGTGCAATCGCCATTCGGGAGGAGGCCCTCGGCAAGAACCATCCGGACGTCGCCTCCTCGCTCAACAACCTCGCCAACCTCTACAGGGCTCAGGGGTTGTACGGCCGGGCCGAGCCGCTCTTCCAGAGGTCGATCGCCATCAAGGAAGCAGCCTTCGGCAAGAACCATCCCAAAGTCGCCAGCTCGCTCAACAACCTCGCCAACATCTACATGAATCTGGAGTTGTACGCCCGGGCCGAGCCGCTCTACGCGCGCGCTCTCGCCATCTGGGAGGAAGCTTTCGGCAAGAGTCATCCCAACGTCGCCACCTCGCTCCACAACCTCGCCAATCTCTATACGAACCAGGGATTGCATGGCCGGGCCGAGCCGCTCTACCTGCGCGCGCTCGCCATTTTGGAAGAGGTTCTTGGCAAGAACCATCCGGACGTTGCCCTGTCGCTCCGGAACCTCGCCGTGCTCTACAGCCGGCAGGGCTTGTACAGCCGGGCCGAGACGCTCTCCCTGCGCGCGCTCGCCATCTGGGAGGAGGCCCTTGGCAAGGATCATCCCAGCGTTGCCCTCGCGCTTTACAACCTCGCCAACATCTACGTCGATCAGGGGTTGTATGGCCGGGCCAAACCCCTCTCCCTGCGCGCGCTCGCCATCCGGGAGACGGCCCTCGGCAAGAACCATCGCGAAGTTGCCCTATCGCTCAGCAGCCTCGCCAAGCTCTACGTGGACCAGGGGCTGTACCGCCAGGCCGAGCCCCTCTATCAGCGCGCGCTCGCCATTCAGGAGGCCCTCGGAAAAGACCATCTCGACATCTCCGATTCACTCAACAAGCTCGCGCATCTCTACACGGAGCAGGGGTTATACGGCCGGGCCGAGCCGCTCTATGCGCGCGCGCTCGCGGTCCGGGAGATGGCCCTTGGCACCCATCACCCCGAAGTCGCCCAAATCCTCAACGACTTCGCCCGGCTCCGCCTCGCCCAGCATCGCCTCTCCAGTGCCCTGCCACTCTTCACACGCGCCTTCGTCATTTCCGAGCAACGCCTGCGCCAGGAGGCGCTCGACTTCTCCGAATCGCGCCTGTCCAGCTTCCTCCAGCATCTGCGCGAGGACGAGCAGGCACTCTACTCGCTGCTGCGCGCGCACCCCGAGGACGCCCGCGTGCGGCACCTGGCCCTGAGCGCCGTGCTCCTGCTCAAGGGCCGCTCCGTCGAGGAGACGGCCGACATCTCCCGCACCTTCTACCGGAGCCCAGACGCCGGGGACCGAGACACCTTCGAGCAGTTGCGAAGCCTGCGCACCCAACTGGCCACTCTGTCGCTCGCGGGACTTGGCGTGCTCACCCCGGCGGACTACCAACAGCGCCTCAAATCGCTGGCCGACGAGGGCGAGGCGCTCGAAGCGGACCTGGCCAAGCGCTCCGCCTCGCTGCGTGCGCTCACCGCCCGGCCGCCTCCCTCCGAGATCGTCGGCCGCGTCGCCGCCTCCCTTCCCAAGGATGGCGCCCTCGTGGAGTTCATCGCCTATGAGGACAGTCCTCTCATCCCCAAATCCGGCACACCCCTCGCGAAACGGGCCCGTCCGCTGCGCTACCTGGCGTTGGTGCTCTTCCCCGATGCCTCCACTCGCGCCGTGGACCTGGGACTGGCCACGCCCATCGATCTGGCCGCCGCGCGCCTGCGCACCGCCCTGGCCAATCGCGATGTCTCCTTCCAAGCCATGGCCCAGGATTTCCACCGGCTCGCCTTCCAGCCCCTGCGCCCCTTGCTGGGAACCACCCGCCGTCTCTTCCTCTCTCCCGATGGCCAGGTGGGCCTCGTTCCTTTCTCCGCCCTTCACGATGGCCGCGGTTTCCTGCAGGACGCTTTCAACTTCAGCTACCTCACTTCGGGCAGGGAGCTGCTGCCGCGCCCCCAGGAGATCGCCCCTTCCACCTCCGTCTTCGTCCTCGCGGACCCGGACTTCACCGCCGTCCCCCCCGCCTCGGATCCCTCCCTCCAGCGGACCGAGTCCTCCGGCGCCCTGGAGCGTTTTTTCTCCACCCCGCGAGCGGATGTCCCCAGCAGCGCGTGGGTGCCCCTGCCGGGGACGCGTCAGGAGGCCCAGAGCATTCAGCGCCTGCTGCCCCAGGCCCAGCTCTTCCTCGGTCCCGAGGCCACCAAGGAGCGGCTGCTCCGCCTGGTCTCCCCGGGCATCCTCCACCTGGCCACCCATGGCTTTTTCCTTGAGGACACCTCCGCCCCAGCGGGCGCTCGCGCCGTGGGCCATTTCGGTGCCCTCGGCGAGGACCCCCTGGCTCCCCGCCTCCAGGAGCCCCTGCTGCGCTCTGGCCTCGCTCTGGCGGGCGCTCGCGCGCAGGCGGCGGACACCTCCGCGCCTTCCGCGTCCCAGCCCGGCGCAGCCCTCGTCACGGCGTTGGAGTTGGCTGGGCTCGACCTGTGGGGGACCCAACTCGTCGTCCTCTCCGCCTGCGACACCGGGCGCGGCGACGTGAAGCTGGGCCAGGGGGTCTACGGCCTGCGCCGCTCCCTGGTGGTGGCTGGAGCCGAAACCGTGATCATGAGCCTGTGGAAGGTCAGCGATGACTCCACCCAGATGCTCATGGAGACCTACTACCGCAATCTCCTGGCGGGCCAGGGCCGTGCCTCCGCCCTGCGCGAGGCCATGATCGCGTTTCGCGCTTCCCGGCCCCATCCTCACGATTGGGCCCCGTTCGTCGCGCTGGGGAGCGATGCGCCCTTGCGTTCCATCACCCC
Protein-coding sequences here:
- a CDS encoding class I SAM-dependent methyltransferase, which codes for MTADHDAPKSPAAFKDHFSTHAAGYATHRPTYPRALVDALADVAPDTRLALDCGCGTGQLSVLLADRFARVVATDASAGQIDHARPHPQVEYRVARAEHSGLPASSVDLVTVAQAAHWLDLEPFYAEVRRVARPGAILALITYGVLHVEGDVDEQIQRFYGDTVGPHWPPERRHVEDGYRSLPFPFEEVPMPPVAMEVSWRMEDLLGYVDTWSAMRALEKVAGREPFDAFASALARSWGTAGQRRRVRWPLALRVGRVSPRGGAGSQLLSVQPSPDEKVTSQGP
- a CDS encoding CHAT domain-containing tetratricopeptide repeat protein, whose amino-acid sequence is MAVILLCCAAGTVKADEPGNARLLEAQTAYDEAVKLFEAGKYADALERSKHSLLLREAELGGAHPDVAKCVALLGILHWTQGDYVQAEPLIQRGLEIREAALGKNHPDVASSLNNLANLYMNQGLFARAESLHERAIAIREEALGKNHPDVASSLNNLANLYRAQGLYGRAEPLFQRSIAIKEAAFGKNHPKVASSLNNLANIYMNLELYARAEPLYARALAIWEEAFGKSHPNVATSLHNLANLYTNQGLHGRAEPLYLRALAILEEVLGKNHPDVALSLRNLAVLYSRQGLYSRAETLSLRALAIWEEALGKDHPSVALALYNLANIYVDQGLYGRAKPLSLRALAIRETALGKNHREVALSLSSLAKLYVDQGLYRQAEPLYQRALAIQEALGKDHLDISDSLNKLAHLYTEQGLYGRAEPLYARALAVREMALGTHHPEVAQILNDFARLRLAQHRLSSALPLFTRAFVISEQRLRQEALDFSESRLSSFLQHLREDEQALYSLLRAHPEDARVRHLALSAVLLLKGRSVEETADISRTFYRSPDAGDRDTFEQLRSLRTQLATLSLAGLGVLTPADYQQRLKSLADEGEALEADLAKRSASLRALTARPPPSEIVGRVAASLPKDGALVEFIAYEDSPLIPKSGTPLAKRARPLRYLALVLFPDASTRAVDLGLATPIDLAAARLRTALANRDVSFQAMAQDFHRLAFQPLRPLLGTTRRLFLSPDGQVGLVPFSALHDGRGFLQDAFNFSYLTSGRELLPRPQEIAPSTSVFVLADPDFTAVPPASDPSLQRTESSGALERFFSTPRADVPSSAWVPLPGTRQEAQSIQRLLPQAQLFLGPEATKERLLRLVSPGILHLATHGFFLEDTSAPAGARAVGHFGALGEDPLAPRLQEPLLRSGLALAGARAQAADTSAPSASQPGAALVTALELAGLDLWGTQLVVLSACDTGRGDVKLGQGVYGLRRSLVVAGAETVIMSLWKVSDDSTQMLMETYYRNLLAGQGRASALREAMIAFRASRPHPHDWAPFVALGSDAPLRSITPTAPSAPEH